In Thermococcus profundus, the genomic stretch ATAGTGCTCTTCGCAACGGGAAAGGACGTTCCAGCGTTCATGAGCGGTGCCAAGGCCCTCTTTGGGGTGGGCATAGTGCTCTTCGCAATAGGTGAGGTCGTGAACAACGGAGGCCTTGCCGCGCTCCTAATAATCTCGGACTTCTTCGGCTTCGTCGGAACGTGGCTCAGCTACGCCCGTTTAATGGCCCTTGCACTGGCAACCAGCGGAATAGCGATGGTCATCAACGTCCTGGTTCAGATGATCTGGGGCATCAAGTTCCTCTACATAGGCCCGATACTGGGTGTGATATTGTTCTTCGGTGGCCAGCTGTTTTCAACGGCCATAAACGCCCTCGGAGCCTTCGTTCACTCTCTCCGTCTTCAGTACGTTGAGTTTTTTGGGACGTTCTACTCAGGTGATGGCAAGCCCTTCGAGCCCTTCAGGGCTAGGAGGGAAGTTTCAAAACTTAAGGTCGAAACCGGAACTGAATGAGGAGGTGTTTGAAGTATGGAACCGATAGTTTACGTATCCCTCGGAGCGGCACTCGCCGCGGGTCTTGCCGGAGCCGCCTCGGCTTTCGGTGTAGGTGTTGCAGGTGCAGCGGCTGCAGGAGCAGTGGCAGAGGACGAGAAGAACTTCAAGAACGCCCTCATCCTTGAGGGTCTGCCAATGACCCAGAGCATCTACGGGCTCATCACACTGTTCCTCATCCTGATGAGCTCGGGAATCATCGGCGGTAGCTTCAAGTTCGAACACGACCTCATCAAGAGCGCCATCCTCATGGGCGCTGGTCTTACCGTTGGCCTCACCGGCCTCTCGGCTATCCCGCAGGGTATCATCTCTGGTGCCAGCATCGGTGCCGTAGCCAAGAACCCGAAGACCTTCACCCAGGGCATCATCTTCGCCGCTATGGCCGAGACCATGGCCATCTTCGGTCTCGTCGGTGCCCTCATCATGATAGCCACCGGCGTTGGCCTCTGAGCCTCTACTTTCCCTTTCCATTCAGACAACGGAGGAAGGAAGATGGAGGGTGCAGAACTCATCATCCAGGAGATCCATAAGGAGGCCGAGCAGAAGGTTCAGTATATCCTCAACGAGGCCAGGGAAGAGGCTGAGAAGATCAAGGAGGAGGCGAAGAAGAGGGCGGAGGCCCAGGCTGAGTGGATCCTCAGGAAGGCCAAAACCCAGGCTGACGTTGAGAAGCAGAGGATAATAGCCAACGCGCGGCTTGAAGTTAGGAAGAAGAAGCTCGCGGTGCAGGAGAGCCTCATAAGGGAAGTCCTGAGCGCGCTGGAGGAGAGGCTCGCCAACCTTCCGGAGGATGAGTACTTCGACGTCCTCGTAAAGCTCGTCAGGGAGGCTGTTGAGGAACTCGGCGTCGGCTCCGTCGTCATCCGCTCCAACGAGAGAACCCTGAAGATCATTGAGTCCAGACTCGACGAGCTCTCAAAGGCGGTGGGGGCTGAAATTGATCTCGGCGAGCCGGTGGATGTCATCGGCGGTGTCATCGTTGAGGGCAGGGACGGAAGGGTTAGGGTTGACAACACCTTTGACGCTAGGATAGAGAGGATGGGCAACGAGCTGAGGGCCGAGATAGCCAAGGCTCTCTTCGGGTGAGGGAGATGGGAGCAGAGACGACCGTGACGGCCATACTAGACACGACCCTGGGGGTCATATTCACCTGGCTGGGCTGGAAGACCTACAAGATACTCTGGAAGTACACTCCCTACTCCTACCCGAACGCGAGGATAAACGCAATGGAGGCGAAGCTCCTCAGTGAACAGCGGTTCAACGAGCTGGCCGAGAGCAGGACCCTTCAGAACTTCATAGTCAACCTTGAGGACACTGACTACAAGGCCCATCTCACCTCGGTCCCGGAGGATCCAGTTGAGGTGGAGAAGGCCTTTGAGAGAGCCCTGGCAGCTACGTACCTCCTGATGAAGGAGATCCTCCCCGACAGGGTTAGCGGATTCTTCCGCCTGCTCCTCGAGGAGTGGGACGTCAGGAACATAGCCAACGTTGTTAAGGCCAAGGTCATGGGAGAACCCGCCGTTGACTACGTTATCGACATTGGGACTATGGTTCCCAAGGTCAGGGCAATGGCAGAGGCAAAGACGATGGAGGAAATCCTCGTTATACTCGAAGGCACTCCATACGAGGAATTCTACCAGAAGCTTCTCCTCGGTGAGATCGGTGTCAGTGAGTTTGAGACGGCGCTCTACCGGGTCTACTACTCAAAACTGCTCAACTACGCCATGGAGCGCAAAGACGAGGAGAGAGCGATCCTCGAGGAGTTCGTCAGGACGAAGATAGACATAAGGAACATAATGACCCTGCTGAGGGCCAAGAGGGCGGGCCTTTCCGGCGAGGCTATAAAACCCCACCTGATACCCGGCGGAAGCGTCAGGCTCGACACTGCTTTGAACGTTGACGATCTGGGCATGGCGCTGGCTGAGCTCGACTCCACGAAGTACGGCAGGGCCCTCAGGGATGTCCGTGAGAGGATAGAGAGGGATCTCAGCCTCGTCGAGGTCGTTCTCAGGGATCATCTGATGAAGAGAATGGGCGAGCTCACGAGGTTCTACCCGCTCAGCGTGGCCACGCCCCTAGCGTACGTAATGAAGAAGGAGCGCGAGATCAGGAAGCTTAAGGCCATCGCAAAGCTGATAGCCGATGGTGTTGAGCCCGAGAGGATCAAGGCCATCATAACGGGGGAGGAGTCGTCATGAAGATCGCTGTTATGGGAGACCCCGATACCGCCCTCGGCTTCAGGCTGGCAGGTGTTCACGAGGTTTATTCCTTTGGATCTACCCCTCTCGAACTTGAGAGGGCCAACAACAAGCTCAGGGAGCTTATAGAGAGGGATGATGTCGGCATAATCCTCATAACCGAGGGGTTAGCTCAGAGTATGGACATTCCGGAAGTGAAGTTTCCGATCATCCTTCAGGTGCCGGACAAGTCCGGTTCGAGGTTTGGAGAGGCCCAGCTGAGGGAGATAGTTAGAAGGGCCATAGGTGTTGAGCTGAAGAGGTGAGGCAAGATGGGAAAGATAATCCGTGTTACGGGACCCCTCGTCGTTGCAGACGAGATGAAAGGTTCCAAGATGTATGAGGTCGTTCGCGTCGGCGAAATGGGTCTCATAGGAGAAATCATCCGCCTTG encodes the following:
- a CDS encoding V-type ATP synthase subunit K (produces ATP from ADP in the presence of a proton gradient across the membrane; the K subunit is a nonenzymatic component which binds the dimeric form by interacting with the G and E subunits), with the translated sequence MEPIVYVSLGAALAAGLAGAASAFGVGVAGAAAAGAVAEDEKNFKNALILEGLPMTQSIYGLITLFLILMSSGIIGGSFKFEHDLIKSAILMGAGLTVGLTGLSAIPQGIISGASIGAVAKNPKTFTQGIIFAAMAETMAIFGLVGALIMIATGVGL
- a CDS encoding V-type ATP synthase subunit E encodes the protein MEGAELIIQEIHKEAEQKVQYILNEAREEAEKIKEEAKKRAEAQAEWILRKAKTQADVEKQRIIANARLEVRKKKLAVQESLIREVLSALEERLANLPEDEYFDVLVKLVREAVEELGVGSVVIRSNERTLKIIESRLDELSKAVGAEIDLGEPVDVIGGVIVEGRDGRVRVDNTFDARIERMGNELRAEIAKALFG
- a CDS encoding V-type ATP synthase subunit C: MGAETTVTAILDTTLGVIFTWLGWKTYKILWKYTPYSYPNARINAMEAKLLSEQRFNELAESRTLQNFIVNLEDTDYKAHLTSVPEDPVEVEKAFERALAATYLLMKEILPDRVSGFFRLLLEEWDVRNIANVVKAKVMGEPAVDYVIDIGTMVPKVRAMAEAKTMEEILVILEGTPYEEFYQKLLLGEIGVSEFETALYRVYYSKLLNYAMERKDEERAILEEFVRTKIDIRNIMTLLRAKRAGLSGEAIKPHLIPGGSVRLDTALNVDDLGMALAELDSTKYGRALRDVRERIERDLSLVEVVLRDHLMKRMGELTRFYPLSVATPLAYVMKKEREIRKLKAIAKLIADGVEPERIKAIITGEESS
- a CDS encoding V-type ATP synthase subunit F; the encoded protein is MKIAVMGDPDTALGFRLAGVHEVYSFGSTPLELERANNKLRELIERDDVGIILITEGLAQSMDIPEVKFPIILQVPDKSGSRFGEAQLREIVRRAIGVELKR